Proteins encoded within one genomic window of Streptomyces profundus:
- a CDS encoding sigma-70 family RNA polymerase sigma factor, giving the protein MSTQASTAPQPTTEPPSAHELEQYRRELTGYCYRMLGSAFEAEDAVQDTMIRAWRSLDRFEGRSSLRSWLYRIATNVCLTALSGAGRRARPMDLTEATPTAAITLGPPLPETAWIEPMPDARAMPSPDEHAETKESIRLAFVAALQHLAPRQRAVLILREVLSWRASEVAELLDTSVASVNSALQRARATLAKSGVSESAPSEPLSEENRALLARYLDAFERYDMDSLTALLHEDATLSMPPYDMWMRGPADISAWMLGLGAGCRDSRLIPTQANGCGAFGQYRPDPDGGFSPWALQVIETSAGRITGINAFLDTAHLFPLFGLPDHLPQTEPTEETD; this is encoded by the coding sequence ATGAGCACACAGGCGAGCACCGCCCCGCAACCCACCACCGAACCCCCCTCCGCCCACGAGCTGGAGCAGTACCGCAGGGAGTTGACGGGCTACTGCTACCGCATGCTGGGCTCCGCCTTCGAGGCCGAGGACGCCGTCCAGGACACCATGATCCGCGCCTGGCGCTCCCTGGACCGCTTCGAGGGCCGCTCCTCCCTCCGCTCCTGGCTCTACCGCATCGCCACCAACGTCTGCCTCACCGCGCTCAGCGGCGCCGGCCGCAGGGCCCGCCCGATGGACCTCACCGAAGCCACGCCCACCGCCGCCATCACCCTGGGCCCGCCCCTCCCCGAGACCGCCTGGATCGAGCCCATGCCCGACGCCCGCGCCATGCCGAGCCCCGACGAACACGCGGAGACCAAGGAGTCCATCCGGCTGGCCTTCGTCGCCGCCCTCCAACACCTGGCGCCCCGTCAACGAGCCGTGCTGATCCTGCGGGAAGTGCTCAGCTGGCGCGCCAGCGAGGTCGCCGAACTGCTCGACACCTCCGTCGCCTCGGTGAACAGCGCCCTCCAGCGCGCCCGGGCCACCCTCGCCAAGAGCGGCGTCTCCGAGTCCGCGCCCAGCGAACCGCTCTCCGAGGAGAACCGCGCGCTGCTGGCCCGCTATCTCGACGCCTTCGAACGCTACGACATGGACTCGCTGACCGCCCTGCTGCACGAGGACGCCACGCTGTCCATGCCGCCCTACGACATGTGGATGCGCGGCCCCGCCGACATATCCGCCTGGATGCTCGGCCTGGGCGCCGGCTGCCGCGACTCCCGCCTGATCCCCACCCAGGCCAACGGCTGCGGCGCCTTCGGCCAGTACCGCCCCGACCCGGACGGCGGCTTCAGCCCCTGGGCCCTCCAGGTCATCGAGACCTCAGCGGGGCGGATCACGGGCATCAACGCCTTCCTCGACACCGCCCATCTCTTCCCCCTCTTCGGCCTCCCCGACCACCTGCCCCAGACCGAGCCAACCGAGGAGACCGACTAA